The window GGGCTACATCCAGCGCCTGTTTCACAGCCAACCTCAAAGGCACTGACTTGTTCTGCCTTCTCGCCAGGAACTGCCGGACTGAGCCGCCCTTGGCATATTCTGTAATAATGCACCACACAATCGATTTCCTACATGCCCCTATGAACCTCACAATATTTGGGTGACTCAGCCTTGACAACATCATAACTtcttgcacaaattgctgctcCATCAAATGGGCTCTTTCCGGGTCATTCTCAGGCTTCTCCAGCAGCTTAATGGCAACATCTTCTCCATTGTATGTTCCCCGGTACAGCTTCCCAAAGGCTCCTTGAGCAAAAGGATCCCCCATGTCCAACCTCCCCAGATCAATGGTCCACTGCTCATAGTTATTCAGTATCTCTGTAGGATGATTCGGGTCCATCAAGACACAAGCCAATGCATCCTCATTCAGCGTGTGCGCAGCCACACGGTTGGGGCGGAAGACACTATTGCCAACTGAGTAGCTTGCCGTCGGAGCATCACGGAGGCCTGGGTGCTTCAGTATGACCGTGCGGGACTCATTCGAGCCCACACTGCTGTTGTCCACAGACATGGCGACAGAACCGCCGGTGCAGTTGGCCAGGTTGAAGCCGTCGGCGCTGTCCACCGACATGTGGGAGCCCTCCCCAAACTTCTGGTAATAAGGCATGTTGTAGAAGCCATTGATCTCATTGTCCTGCATCcccctgcctccgccgccgccaatcATACCATGAAACCTCGCCCCCTCAGCCATGCCCAAGGATCAAACCCTAGTAGcagagctgcagctgctgcagaTTGCCCATACTCACGCGAGAAACgccgtcccctgctccctcgcCAGCTCTGCAACAAGAGGAAATTAATGAGATGAGCTGGCAGACACACAAACAGCACGAAATTCCAGCTCAAAACAGCAGCACAGCATAGGACGAGGGTGTACGCATGTATATACCCGATGATTTTCGCAAACAAAATCGCAGTTAGTAGGCGTAACTGggtcagatccgaatacaaatagcTTGTGTTAGGGTTTGGAGTGCTCCGTTCCGCACAGCAGGAAGAAGGGAAGAGAAGGGGCGGGCATACCTGGCGGATggatgctcgtcgccggcaaagggcCGGGCGAAGACGAGGcgaatggcgccgccgctcgcccagtcgtcgccgACAGGTGAGGAAGACCAAGGGAGGAGactgagagagaagggaaaggggGAGGGAAGAAACACAGATGACCCTGATGAAAAAGGGTTGAAGGGGAGGAGGGGTGCACCGTGAACAACTGAACGCCCAGCAAGCAGCAGGCCAGCAGGGAGCAGGCAGCTAGCCGCAACCGCGACGCGCTCAGGCAAGTCAGGCTTCTCGATGGCAGCCAATtgctttcttttctcttttttctttttttaccgGTCATCCTCCTTTCTATGCTGCTCTCTGGTTCCTCTTGATATAATAGCTAAATAATAAATTGGTTCTTCACCCCTTTAATTTAAGAAATTAAAACCCATTCTCAAAATTTAAATGCTTCAATGAATTTCTTCTAAAGCtctagtatttttttattttttttaattcctcCAAAAAgagatagaaaaagaaaaatatttattttctctttATATAATAGGAAACATGGATGTTTTTTAACCTATTGCAAAAATCTAGAAGGAAAGACAAGATCTGATACCCGAAGAAGGATGAAAAGATGGGAAAAGAGCCAAAgaggaaataaaaaaaactacagAGGATGAAAAAATTGGTACACATATTTTCTTAATCTATTGCAGACTCTATTTAGTTATTAAAGATTACTTGGTTCCATACATCAATCTCTTAGTTATCTTTTCCAATTCTAAATATTGAAAGTTGAAACACAATAAACAATTTGTTCAACACATCAATCGTAGAGAAAACGCAAATATTTGTTTTCCAAAAAACAAACCCTAACTTTTATGAATAAATACATATTCAACAGTGTATGAAAAAACCATCTAGTGAAATTTGTGGTAAAAACTATTTACCAATAAATAATCAAGTAGTTACTGAGCCATATAGAATTAAGAGTCCATCTAGATGGGGTCAAACTTACTTGATCTGAAATAGTGAGTTGAAGGAAGCATGGTGGCACAAAGGAGGCAGAGTCACGGTTGAAAACCCCCGACAACCCCGGCACAAAGGTGGGGAAAAACTTAGCATGAAAATTTAAGATCTCTTCTCTTATGCTCCGCTTGGAGAACGGAGAGGAGACTAGACTTAAGACCGAGGTAGCAAAGGATGAAGATGGAGTTAGGAAAAAGGTAATGAGGAGATAATAAATTAGAAAAGATATGAAAACCGTCACTAGCGTTTTAAAAAGTCTATTGCAGACTCTACTCTATTCTTTAATCTGTAAGTATCCTTGACTGCAGACGGcaatatcttaattattttttcaaactACCGAGTTTAAAAGGAAATCTATATAAAAGATCTGTCTAGTACATAGAAAATGATTAAGGTGCATTAACCATTAGAGAAGGGGATTTTTTCATAACCAAAAGAGCCGGTAACTTTTAGGAAAACAAAGTGAATATCATTTCATCCCTAAACCATAAAACCAAGTAAGGTCTCGTTTGTTCCACGAAGATGAGTCTTGAAATTAAATGACGGCCGACTAATCTCAACTGTGAAGCTATTTCCATTCCACCATGCTGCCTTTCACAGTCAGAAAAGAGGAATAGCCGCGGCTGCCGTCCCTTTCCCTTGTGCTGTTCATAGTCAAGCCGGGGGAGGGCAGTCGGCTCGGCCAGCCAGTCAATGAAAGCGCTCAGTTAGCACGTTCACAAGATCCCAAGCCAGTCGCTGTCAGGGAGGCGGTCCTCTGACACCgtccgggagcagcagcagcagcacgttGTTTGCTAGTAGGGGCAGAAAATGAAAACTGGACGCAGCGGCACCCGACCGCGACCCGGCGCCGTCGTGGACACGCGCGGGGAGTGGCGAGGACGACTTGCTGCTGGTGCCCCCAGCCCAAACGGCCGCCCTGGCCCAAGATGGCAACAGATGGGCTGGACCCATGCGGAGGAGGGAAACCGAGCCGGGCCCAGGGAACTGGCTGGAACGTGCAGGCCACTGCCCACTGCCCACTGCCTGCCCCTGGTCGCGCCCGGCTCCACGACAACACACGCGCGCAGCAGCGAGCACACTCGCTCGGGTCTCGCGCTCCCCACCCTGCGTGTCGCCTCGCCTCACGGCACGGGCACCGGCGCGCCGCCCTCGACGGCCTCACCGCCGGCTCACCGTGCCCAGCCCGATGGATCCCACCGCGGCCGACCTGCCGTGCGTCATCCAGGCGCTCCCGGCGCACTCCAaggccgtcccgccgccgccactggtcCAGGCGCTCCCCGCCCACCACTCCCCGGCCAAAACccacccgccgcccgccgccgccgccgccgacgccgcctcctctcccgccgccgccaagcgcCGTCCCCCGCCCGCCACGCCGGGCCCGGCGCCCCCGAGCCCGCGCCGCACCCGCTCGGGCGGCGCGCCGGAGTGGACGCCCGCCGAGACGCTCGCGCTCGTCGCCGAGGTGGCCGCCGTGGACGACGGCTGGTCCCGCTCCGTCTCCACGTTCCAGAAGTGGGCCATGGTCGCCGAGAACCTCGCCGCCTCCGAGGCCCTCGCCTCCTCGGGGCCCGCGAGGCGGCGGGGGAgcaagagggcggcggcggagtgccGCCGGCGGTGGGAGGCGCTGGCGGCGGAGCACAGGGCCGTGCGGCGGTGGGAGGTGCGCACCGGCGGGAGGTACTGGGAGATGGGCGCCGCGGCGCGGAGGAAGGCCGGGCTGCCGGTGGAGTTTGATGTGGAGGTGTATGGGGCCATGGACGCGCTCATACGGGTCGAGGAGGCGCTGCTCGCGGGCGCTGCTGCCGGTGGCGGGGACGAGGTGGAGGGATTGGTTGGCAGCGGTGCCGGCGTTGAGGTGGGTGAGCAGGACGGCGGTGACTACCGTGAGGTTGGAGAAGACGACGTCCAGGAGGATgaagcggtggaggaggcgaaagaggaggaggaggaggtggtggaggtggaggaagaggaggaggaagaagatgatgaagaagacaatGAGGAACAGGAGGAAATGCAGATGGATGATGGCAATCCTGATGCTTCAAATGACTTGGGTACATGCAACTCATCACCTCCTTTCGCATTTCATGTTCCGATTTGGAGCTTGTGTGCTTATATGATCATAATAAGTTGGTGATACTTAAAACTTGGTTGTGATGATTGTCTGGTAGTGAAACTTATGTCACAAGTGGATGATTCTACAAATCTGCAGTGATGTGGCATTCCATGGATGCAAAATGTGTGCATGAATCCTGAAATGGGAGAATATGTGACACAGAAAATCAAGGGGATTTTTGCGGTGCATTTGCTATGTGGTGCTTGACCAAATATGGTTTTGTTCACCCAGCTATAGGCTTCAGAGTTAGGTGTCAATAATAATGTTAGGAAACAATCATAAGCTGACACACTTCTGAGAAATTCAGAGATGACTTCCTGTTTCGCTAGTTATTGAGGAAATGAGGAGGCTCATAATCTTCATTTCTCTTGATCCATTACAGTTCCTGATTGGCGATTACAATAGGTGTTTCTGTCTTGTAAGGTTCACCTCAAAGCTGTTCGTCAGTCTTAGCTCAGGTTATAGATCCTGCATTACAACTTCTTCATCTATTGTAGTTTTTCGAAATTTATATAGGGTAAATATGTAGAGAAACCAGCTGAATGTTGACAAACCATGAAATTGAGGGATGGGTTCTTGAAAAATCTTACAGACTATCTGTAGCTGAGGGCATGTTCTGTATCTGCACGAAATTCAAGTTCAGAGTACAAAAACATTGGATGGAAACTTACCTCCTGTTTTTTAACCCAATGTTTTGCCGCGCCGGTTTTCACTAGATTTGCTACCCTTCATGTATTTTGATATTGAGATACTGTCCTTTAGTTATTTGTGTTTTGTCTTGTCATCTTAGCCACCTAGCAATTTTCTGTAGTCAGCTCATAATGTTCCCTGAATAATGTTGTTGTTTTAATGCCATGATGAGGTGATTTCTAACTGAAAACGATCTGTTCTGATTAAGATGATTATTTACGTCTGTAAAGTTGATTGGACTACCATTTCTCCCTTACGCTTAGAAGCACTAGAACTATTTATATTACATTTATAGCTATCAAGTTTTTAAGTATCTCCATGAATTTCTATCTGATGGAATTTTAGCATGAGTATCATTTCATACGCAGACAACAAGATATCATCTAATGAAGAATAACACTAGTTTCCTATTTTCTCACGAGATAATAATTAATATGCAGTAAAATTTAGCAACGTTGGTGTCAGCCAGAAATGCACTATGGTGTCAGACATTGCTGTAGGACCTGATTTTATGTTCATTGAGTGTACATAGTAACCTTGATATCGAGCAAGTTGATTGAGCGAATAGGATGATAATAGATGATAAATTTGGCAAGGAAATTTTGAATCATGGATACAAGATCCTTTACATATAAGACCTATTGCTCATGCCATTTGGGATCCTCGTTTTGGTCAACCCGCGGTGGAAGCCTTTACTCGAGAAGGTGATGCCGGTCTAGTGAATATTGCTTATTCTGGGGTTTATCAGTGGTGGAGCTTGAATTTGTGTTTCTTTTGTCTTGTCATATTCTTCTGCTGCCTTACTTTCTTTGTGATCTGTTTTGGCAGAAGGCCATGAGATGGGAACAAACAGCGAACCTGTGAAAAGCCAAAATAATGCATGGGACCTGGCCAACAAGTTACAAGAGAATGCACAGCATATTCACACCATACTGAAGCACGAGACTGATGAAGACGCTGGCCAAAACCACGCTCTTGCTGGTTTAGTTTCACCTGATGCCATGGCGACCACCCGCCAAAAGGCCGACGAGCTCATCAAATCGCTCGGCGGACTTGTCAGCTACCTGAACCAGTTCACTGAGCTGGTCAAGGAAAACGGGTTCGAGAACATCGTCGGAATGACCTGATGCATGAGGTGCAGGTTTCCTTTCAGGAGGATAGATCACGCAGCTTAAGATTCCAGCACTATAGTTTCTCTGTGTAAATATTAGGGCACTGTATGACCTTGTAACCCAGGGGATTTGTAGTGGAGATTTTTAGGCGCATTGGCATCGCCATTTGCTCAGTACCTTAGGCGCGACCAGATGCTCAAGTCTGTtgtctggggggggggggggggggggggtgtcccTTCCGGCTCCGAATTCTCCCAGATGGTGAGAGATCACTCGCCTTGCATTTGGAGGTAAGGTAAATAGCAGCTCTGTAGTAGTGCCAGATCCATCGCGTTTGCGATGAAGTGTTGCTTGTGATAATGCTATCAGGCTTCATGTCAATATATATCATTGACTTGCTGCTGCTCAACTGCTCAAGTAGCCCAGCAGCCATGGTGTTTTCTGAAGCGCCAACCAACCTTTCCAGGTTTGAGGCAAGaatgttgctgttgttggtAGGTGTCCTGGGACCTGGCATTTTCTTGCTGGCAAGGCATCACATGGCTCAAAATTGGAGCACCATGAACTCGCCTGACCTTAAAACCTCCTCTCGCATCCAATCCAACCGCGAATGAGAAACTGCAGCAACAGACGTCTGAGCTGGGCGAGGCGCTGCTGCGTCTTCTCCCTCCAGGCTATTCTTAGGCTCCCTCCCCGACCCGGCGTCGCTACCCCTCACCGCATTTCctccccgccacctcctccctccctcccatttcTTCACCCATGCACACGCGGTGCGCGTAGCTTCGCCCTcgcctcctccggtcctcccaCGACGACGCGCCCGGTCGTGCGTGCGTGCATGCTGCGCGCGGCCACAGCCCCGACGACGCCGACAAGCCGACCACCGCGCGCGTGAACGACCGACCAGCCTCGCCGGACGAcgagctcggctcggccgcGCGCTTCCCcatggcgcggccgcggccgcccggccacatccgcgccgccctcgaagtcgccgtcgccgtcgcattcgccgcggccgccctcctgtcgccgcgccccgccgcggcccaGGGCACGGAGGCCGACGTGCTGATCGCGTTCCGGAACACGCTGCGCGGGCCGGACGGCGCGCCCCCGGGCCCGCTGCGGAGCTGGGGCACGCCGGGCCCGTGCCAGGGCAACACCTCGTCGTGGTACGGCGTGTCGTGCCACGGCAACGGCAGCGTGCAGGGCCTGCAGCTGGAGCGGCTCGGcctggccggcgccgcgcccgaCCTGGCCGCGCTCGCCGTGCTCCCGGGCCTCCGCGCGCTCAGCCTCTCCGACAACGCGCTCACCGGCGCGTTCCCCAACGTGTCCGCGCTCGGCGTGCTCAAGATGCTCTACCTGTCGCGGAACCGCCTCTCCGGCGTCATCCCGGAGGGCACCTTCCGGCCCATGCGCGGCCTCCGCAAGCTGCACCTCGCCTTCAACGAGTTCTCCGGCCCCGTGCCGGGATCCATCACCTCGCCGCGGCTGCTGGAGCTCTCGCTCGCCAACAACCGCTTCGAAGGCTGCCTGCCGGACTTCTCCCAGCCGGAGCTCCGGTTCGTCGACGTCTCCAACAACAACCTCTCCGGCCCGATCCCGGCAGGGCTCAGCCGCTTCAATTCGAGCATGTTCGCAGGTACCCTACCGTCCTCGTCCTCTTCTCTCCGTCGTAGCCATCGATCCTTGCCTCACCCTGCTGCATGCTTGGCGACCTGCAGGCAACAAGTTCCTGTGCGGCAAACCGCTGGACGCCGAGTGCGACGGCTTGGGGGTGCCGAGATCCGGCATGCCGACCATGATGAAGATCGCCATCGCGCTCATCGTCCTCGGCCTGCTCCTCTGCGCCATCGGCATCGCCACGGGCGTCCTCGGCCGCCGGCGGAGGAAGCCGAGGCGCCCGGCCGCCGAGTCTCTCGGCAGCGGCGACCAGACGCCCTCCAACCCGAAGCTCAACACCGCGCCGGCCGTCAACATCGAGAACGCCGCCAGCACGAGccagccgcgcgccgcggccgcggccgggggcgccgccgcggcgaggcggcagcggcgggacgAGCACGGGCGGCTGGTGTTCATCCAGGAGGGCCGCACCCGGTTCGAGATCGAGGACCTGCTCCGGGCGTCGGCCGAGGTGCTGGGCAGCGGCACCTTCGGGTCCTCGTACAAGGCGACGCTCTGCGAGGGCCCCGCCGTGGTGGTGAAGCGGTTCAAGGACATGAACGGCGTCGGCCGGGAGGACTTCTCCGAGCACATGCGCCGCCTCGGCCGCCTCGCCCACCCCAACCTCCTCCCCCTCGTCGCCTACCTCTacaagaaggaggagaagctcCTCGTCACCGACTACATCGTCAATGGCAGCCTCGCCCAACTCCTCCATGGTAAACAATCTCTTCTTGGCTTCTTGCATCGCGTGCGATCTT is drawn from Panicum virgatum strain AP13 chromosome 1N, P.virgatum_v5, whole genome shotgun sequence and contains these coding sequences:
- the LOC120654800 gene encoding serine/threonine-protein kinase STY13-like; translated protein: MAEGARFHGMIGGGGGRGMQDNEINGFYNMPYYQKFGEGSHMSVDSADGFNLANCTGGSVAMSVDNSSVGSNESRTVILKHPGLRDAPTASYSVGNSVFRPNRVAAHTLNEDALACVLMDPNHPTEILNNYEQWTIDLGRLDMGDPFAQGAFGKLYRGTYNGEDVAIKLLEKPENDPERAHLMEQQFVQEVMMLSRLSHPNIVRFIGACRKSIVWCIITEYAKGGSVRQFLARRQNKSVPLRLAVKQALDVARGMAYVHALGFIHRDLKSDNLLIAADKSIKIADFGVARIEVKTEGMTPETGTYRWMAPEMIQHRPYDHKVDVYSFGIVLWELITGMLPFTNMTAVQAAFAVVNKGARPVIPQDCLPSLTHIMTRCWDANPEVRPPFTEIVCMLESAEMEIVSNVRKARFRCCMSQPMTTD
- the LOC120654801 gene encoding trihelix transcription factor ASR3-like isoform X2: MDPTAADLPCVIQALPAHSKAVPPPPLVQALPAHHSPAKTHPPPAAAAADAASSPAAAKRRPPPATPGPAPPSPRRTRSGGAPEWTPAETLALVAEVAAVDDGWSRSVSTFQKWAMVAENLAASEALASSGPARRRGSKRAAAECRRRWEALAAEHRAVRRWEVRTGGRYWEMGAAARRKAGLPVEFDVEVYGAMDALIRVEEALLAGAAAGGGDEVEGLVGSGAGVEVGEQDGGDYREVGEDDVQEDEAVEEAKEEEEEVVEVEEEEEEEDDEEDNEEQEEMQMDDGNPDASNDLGHEMGTNSEPVKSQNNAWDLANKLQENAQHIHTILKHETDEDAGQNHALAGLVSPDAMATTRQKADELIKSLGGLVSYLNQFTELVKENGFENIVGMT
- the LOC120654801 gene encoding trihelix transcription factor ASR3-like isoform X1; amino-acid sequence: MDPTAADLPCVIQALPAHSKAVPPPPLVQALPAHHSPAKTHPPPAAAAADAASSPAAAKRRPPPATPGPAPPSPRRTRSGGAPEWTPAETLALVAEVAAVDDGWSRSVSTFQKWAMVAENLAASEALASSGPARRRGSKRAAAECRRRWEALAAEHRAVRRWEVRTGGRYWEMGAAARRKAGLPVEFDVEVYGAMDALIRVEEALLAGAAAGGGDEVEGLVGSGAGVEVGEQDGGDYREVGEDDVQEDEAVEEAKEEEEEVVEVEEEEEEEDDEEDNEEQEEMQMDDGNPDASNDLEGHEMGTNSEPVKSQNNAWDLANKLQENAQHIHTILKHETDEDAGQNHALAGLVSPDAMATTRQKADELIKSLGGLVSYLNQFTELVKENGFENIVGMT
- the LOC120654808 gene encoding pollen receptor-like kinase 5 gives rise to the protein MARPRPPGHIRAALEVAVAVAFAAAALLSPRPAAAQGTEADVLIAFRNTLRGPDGAPPGPLRSWGTPGPCQGNTSSWYGVSCHGNGSVQGLQLERLGLAGAAPDLAALAVLPGLRALSLSDNALTGAFPNVSALGVLKMLYLSRNRLSGVIPEGTFRPMRGLRKLHLAFNEFSGPVPGSITSPRLLELSLANNRFEGCLPDFSQPELRFVDVSNNNLSGPIPAGLSRFNSSMFAGNKFLCGKPLDAECDGLGVPRSGMPTMMKIAIALIVLGLLLCAIGIATGVLGRRRRKPRRPAAESLGSGDQTPSNPKLNTAPAVNIENAASTSQPRAAAAAGGAAAARRQRRDEHGRLVFIQEGRTRFEIEDLLRASAEVLGSGTFGSSYKATLCEGPAVVVKRFKDMNGVGREDFSEHMRRLGRLAHPNLLPLVAYLYKKEEKLLVTDYIVNGSLAQLLHGNRGSLLDWGKRLRIIKGAARGLAHLYDELPMLKVPHGHLKSSNVLLDETFEAVLSDYALVPVVTSHIAAQVMVAYKAPECVAPQGKPSKKSDVWSLGILILEVLTGKFPANYLQKGRQGGGDLASWVQSVVAEERTGEVFDKDITGARGCEADMVKLLQVGLGCCDADVDRRWELKTVIARIDEIREPEPAAAADSTSSSS